From a region of the Trichoderma atroviride chromosome 6, complete sequence genome:
- a CDS encoding uncharacterized protein (EggNog:ENOG41~CAZy:AA2~SECRETED:SignalP(1-19)), protein MKSTAALLGLLGLAGSARADPTWPNAIDEIEEIMTQLQSFRARKFADTVSPCSNEASGPGRQNAAEWLRVGFHDMSTANTFFGIGGLDASLQYELNDGENTGPGHKTTLEFMGPYLSPRSSLADLIALGVYTSVRSCGGPSVPIRVGRIDATQAGPVGVPQPQNSVFTFQQQFQRMGFNTEEMIQVTACGHTLGGVHNTEFPTLVPTGTGADGEGSLDSTDAVFDNKVVTEYLSGNTTNPLVVGPSVKLGMNSDFKVFNADGNQTMEALADADSFTSVCKTVLQKMIEVVPPGVKLSDPIVPYKIKPVNMQLTLINGGSTLQLTGYIRVKTTGLAQNSISSVTITYKNRKGTTDCGLSSCVVTATVQGISQGFDDTFNFYPIAANILATSGISSFTITVNNADGTKDVYDNNGQEYPIQDAIVFQAPQSCVLGSSGALTAVAAVRNDRLSQGAQARIWYKTPQTSSPIPLLQNTTLDLQKGQCVGPYTLFNVDYAIQGGLAYEGYVDVISGDQSDSFKALTGIGGTCRAFANPATCNGGDSGSVGSTSISTLPATTSAAPTSEPATSDPITSDPPTTVPPATVPPTTVPPTTVPPTTTVAAPTHRPTVGGVCNGILLDGG, encoded by the coding sequence ATGAAGTCGACTGCTGCCCTATtgggcctcctcggcctggCTGGCTCAGCTCGTGCTGATCCCACATGGCCAAACGCAATAGACGAGATTGAGGAGATCATGACCCAGCTTCAGTCGTTCCGCGCACGCAAATTTGCCGACACTGTGAGCCCATGCTCCAATGAGGCCTCGGGCCCCGGCCGACAGAACGCTGCCGAGTGGCTCCGTGTCGGCTTCCACGACATGTCCACGGCGAACACCTTCTTTGGCATTGGTGGCCTCGACGCCTCGCTCCAGTACGAGCTGAACGATGGTGAAAACACCGGTCCGGGCCACAAGACGACGCTGGAGTTTATGGGCCCTTACCTCTCTCCTCGATCTTCTTTGGCAGATTTGATTGCCTTGGGCGTCTATACATCCGTTCGCTCTTGTGGCGGCCCTTCTGTCCCAATTCGCGTTGGCCGAATAGATGCCACCCAGGCGGGACCTGTGGGCGTGCCCCAGCCCCAAAACTCAGTCTTTACCTTTCAGCAGCAGTTTCAACGCATGGGCTTTAATACCGAGGAAATGATCCAGGTCACTGCCTGTGGTCACACTCTGGGTGGTGTTCACAACACCGAATTTCCCACTCTTGTTCCCACCGGGACCGGTGCCGACGGCGAAGGGAGCCTTGACTCGACTGATGCCGTTTTCGACAACAAGGTCGTAACTGAGTATCTGTCTGGGAATACCACAAACCCTCTTGTTGTCGGTCCCTCGGTCAAGCTTGGCATGAACTCCGACTTCAAGGTATTCAATGCCGATGGTAACCAGACCATGGAGGCTTTGGCCGATGCCGACAGCTTCACCTCTGTCTGCAAGACTGTGCTGCAAAAGATGATTGAAGTTGTTCCTCCTGGTGTCAAGCTGTCCGACCCCATCGTGCCTTACAAGATCAAGCCTGTAAACATGCAGCTGACACTCATCAATGGCGGCAGCACCCTTCAGCTCACGGGTTACATCCGCGTCAAAACCACTGGCCTTGCACAGAACAGCATATCCAGCGTAACCATCACCTATAAGAACCGCAAGGGCACCACCGACTGTGGCCTCAGCTCTTGTGTTGTCACCGCCACCGTTCAGGGCATTAGCCAAGGTTTCGACGATACTTTCAACTTCTATCCCATTGCGGCCAACATCCTCGCCACGTCTGGTATCTCGTCCTTTACCATTACTGTTAACAACGCCGATGGCACCAAGGATGTTTACGACAACAACGGCCAAGAGTATCCCATCCAAGATGCAATCGTCTTCCAGGCTCCCCAGAGCTGCGTCCTGGGATCCTCTGGTGCTCTGACTGCTGTGGCTGCCGTTCGCAACGACCGTCTCAGCCAAGGTGCGCAGGCCAGAATCTGGTACAAGACTCCCCAGACAAGTAGCCCTATTCCCCTCCTGCAAAATACCACGCTTGACCTCCAAAAAGGTCAATGTGTCGGGCCTTATACTTTATTCAATGTCGACTACGCCATTCAGGGTGGCCTAGCCTACGAGGGATACGTCGATGTCATCAGCGGCGACCAGTCTGATAGCTTCAAGGCCCTTACAGGCATCGGTGGTACTTGCCGTGCTTTTGCCAATCCTGCCACATGCAATGGCGGCGATTCAGGATCTGTTGGCTCGACGAGCATCTCAACTCTTCCAGCCACCACTTCTGCTGCCCCTACATCTGAGCCTGCAACCAGCGACCCGATTACCTCTGACCCCCCTACGACGGTACCTCCTGCGACAGTACCTCCTACAACAGTGCCTCCAACAACAGTGCCTCCCACTACGACAGTTGCTGCTCCCACTCACCGTCCTACGGTTGGGGGGGTATGTAATGGTATCTTGCTGGACGGAGGGTGA
- a CDS encoding uncharacterized protein (EggNog:ENOG41) — protein sequence MTLESCKDYCSSYVYWGTEYGRECYCGNTLAKSSEAAPIGECNMVCAGDGSEFCGAGNRLELYSTTVTQPPSPTGTLTHEPTVGPYTLVGCWTEGEGVRALAQDATIAENMTNEACSEFCSDYRYFGTEYGDECYCGSFLESTSATAPLADCNMPCAGNQFEYCGASNRLELYINPNVTGGSPEQPAAAGDFVFVGCQTEGNGTRALTGSASAAGTMSNEACATFCDEFKYFGTEYGSECYCGNALDPSSLEAPASNCNMLCSGNDLEYCGAGNRLSLYTKKPAQIT from the exons ATGACTTTGGAAAGCTGCAAGGACTACTGCAGTAGCTACGTCTACTGGGGAACTGAATACGGTCGAGAAT GTTATTGTGGTAACAcgctggccaagagcagTGAGGCAGCCCCTATTGGTGAGTGCAACATGGTTTGCGCTGGCGATGGCAGTGAGTTCTGCGGTGCCGGCAACCGTCTTGAGCTTTATTCAACAACTGTCACTCAGCCTCCCTCTCCCACTGGCACTCTAACTCACGAGCCCACTGTCGGTCCATATACACTGGTGGGGTGCTGGACGGAAGGTGAGGGCGTTCGTGCTCTGGCCCAGGATGCCACTATTGCAGAGAACATGACGAACGAAGCCTGTTCTGAATTCTGTTCAGATTATAGGTACTTTGGCACTGAGTACGGTGATGAGTGCTATTGCGGTAGCTTCCTCGAGAGCACCAGCGCAACTGCACCTCTGGCCGATTGTAACATGCCCTGCGCTGGCAATCAGTTCGAGTACTGCGGAGCCAGCAACCGTCTTGAGCTTTATATCAACCCCAACGTTACTGGCGGCTCGCCCGAGcagcccgctgctgctggtgacTTTGTATTCGTCGGCTGCCAAACAGAAGGCAACGGCACCCGTGCCCTGACTGGTTCTGCCAGCGCTGCAGGTACCATGTCGAATGAAGCTTGTGCCACGTTTTGCGATGAGTTTAAGTACTTTGGCACTGAGTATGGCAGCGAATGCTACTGCGGCAACGCTCTTGATCCGTCTTCTTTGGAGGCTCCCGCGTCCAACTGCAACATGCTCTGCAGCGGCAACGACCTAGAGTACTGTGGCGCGGGTAACCGCCTGTCACTTTACACGAAGAAACCCGCTCAAATTACATAG
- a CDS encoding uncharacterized protein (EggNog:ENOG41): protein MADTTPEHDRERLKSALWYAIGQIVDEESLKRDRNATPQFIGALTEMVWNQIENVAVDLETFCNHAGRTTVTTDDVLLLARKNPELHHIMKEYVDGLKAGKEAGAGSSRTGGAKKNKAKK from the exons ATGGCCGACACCACACCCGAGCATGATCGCGAG CGCCTCAAATCCGCCCTCTGGTACGCCATAGGCCAAATCGTCGATGAAGAATCTCTGAAACGCGACCGCAATGCGACACCACAATTTATTGGTGCTTTGACCGAAATGGTCTGGAATCAAATTG AAAATGTCGCCGTCGACCTAGAAACTTTCTGTAATCATGCCGGTAGGACGACCGTCACCACAGACGATGTGCTCCTGCTGGCGAGGAAGAATCCGGAGTTGCATCATATCATGAAGGAGTATGTGGATGGCCTGAAGGCGGGTAAAGAGGCTGGGGCGGGGAGTAGTCGGACTGGTGGTgcgaagaagaacaaggcgaAGAAGTAA